The following proteins are co-located in the Nomia melanderi isolate GNS246 chromosome 1, iyNomMela1, whole genome shotgun sequence genome:
- the alpha-PheRS gene encoding phenylalanine--tRNA ligase alpha subunit isoform X1, translating into MAKQLNDQILDYLEQHGEVNSLVLADIFKENHQKIIGAIKSLEAIGDLITTKQVSERKWELTSEGQHVVSYGSHEAAVYNIIPDDGMPQSEIMQKVPFAKVGLSKALLAGWIDIDRSSGTPIIKKKVQSIVDMTQNHLKDIANMTDRLKSDYKKRKLIQEVIIKSVLLGKGPNFTTKLEKLETELTADLLVNGAWKTKKFKPYNFSAMGSTLDVGHLHPLLKVRSEFRKIFLEMGFTEMPTNNFVESSFWNFDALFQPQQHPARDSHDTFFISDPSHSGNFPKDYLEKVKKVHSEGGYGSLGYRYDWKIEEAKKNVLRTHTTAVSARMLYKLMEQGEFKPVKYFSIDRVFRNETLDATHLAEFHQIEGVVADYNLTLGDLIGILYEFFKKLGITQLEFKPAYNPYTEPSMEIFCYHNGLKKWIEIGNSGMFRPEMLLPMGLPNDVNVIAWGLSLERPTMIKYGINNIRDLVGPKVDMQMVYNNPICRLNKISKVSFQKKRSEDRVKEQKFAVEELQKNQGEYCTLKCTGKFEKQKLVIFCDPKHPMKFLKAFFRIIKAYIKIFVATYVHSTVERFPKDLSSFCSEYNNENTDIEIHLTVIWKEIGIDPIMRLPGMREIMGEVNIARYLNRLIESYNPELLRYESNGVLYANRIDCYLENIHGILHSDAVRCIPKRSRYVMGEYVSIVDMFLEPFEQSK; encoded by the exons atggcaAAACAATTGAATGATCAAATTTTAGATTATTTGGAGCAACACGGAGAAGTGAATTCTTTGGTTCTCGcagatatttttaaagaaaatcatcAAAAAATAATTGGAGCGATCAAAAGTCTGGAAGCGATCGGTGAT TTAATTACAACGAAACAAGTAAGCGAGAGAAAGTGGGAGTTAACATCGGAAGGACAGCACGTGGTAAGTTATGGAAGCCACGAAGCAGCAGTGTATAACATCATCCCCGATGATGGAATGCCTCAATCTGAAATTATGCAAAAAGTCCCATTCGCAAAAGTTGGACTTTCAAAAGCTCTGTTGGCCGGCTGGATAGACATTGACAGAAGCAGTGGTACAcctattataaaaaagaaagtacAATCTATTGTAGACATGACGCAAAATCATTTAAAAGATATAGCAAATATGACTGATCGTCTGAAAAGTGActataagaaaagaaaactaaTTCAAGAAGT AATTATCAAGTCAGTACTATTGGGGAAAGGTCCAAACTTTACAACAAAACTTGAGAAATTAGAAACAGAATTGACTGCGGACTTGTTAGTGAATGGTGCTTGGAAAACGAAAAAATTCAAACCATACAATTTTTCGGCAATGGGTTCCACTCTTGATGTAGGCCACTTGCATCCCCTGTTAAAAGTTAGGAGTGAATTTAGGAAAATCTTCCTTGAAATGGG ATTCACGGAAATGCCAACAAATAATTTTGTGGAGAGTTCTTTTTGGAATTTCGATGCTCTGTTTCAACCTCAGCAACATCCAGCTAGAGATAGTCATGACACCTTTTTCATATCTG ATCCATCTCATAGCGGAAACTTCCCAAAGGATTATTTAGAAAAGGTAAAGAAAGTTCACAGTGAAGGAGGATACGGATCTTTAGGGTACCGTTACGATTGGAAAATAGAAGAAgcaaagaaaaatgttcttcgAACTCATACAACCGCTGTTAGCGCTAGGATGCTCTACAAATTAATGGAGCAG GGCGAATTTAAACCAGTGAAATACTTTAGTATCGATAGAGTATTTCGTAATGAAACATTGGATGCTACGCATCTCGCGGAATTTCATCAGATCGAAGGTGTAGTTGCCGATTATAATCTGACGTTAGGTGACTTGATAGGAATAttgtatgaattttttaagaaactcGGTATTACGCAGCTTGAGTTTAAACCAGCGTATAACCCATACACCGAGCCAAGTATGGAAATTTTCTGTTACCATAACGGTCTGAAGAAATGGATAGAAATTGGTAACAGTGGAATGTTCAGACCAGAAATGCTGTTACCGATGGGTTTACCGAATGATGTGAATGTAATTGCTTGGGGATTATCTTTAGAAAG GCCGACTATGATTAAAtacggaataaataatatacgagATTTAGTTGGGCCAAAAGTGGATATGCAAATGGTTTATAACAATCCTATTTGCCGTCTAAACAA AATCAGTAAAGTTTCTTTTCAAAAGAAAAGGTCCGAAGATCGAGTGAAAGAACAGAAATTCGCCGTGGAAGAATTGCAGAAGAACCAAGGGGAATATTGTACACTGAAATGTACAGGGAAATTCGAGAAACAAAAGCTCGTGATATTCTGCGATCCGAAACATCCGATGAAATTCTTGAAAGCATTCTTCCGTATCATCAAAGCGTATATTAAGATCTTCGTAGCGACATACGTACACTCGACTGTTGAACGTTTCCCAAAGGATTTATCGAGTTTCTGTTCGGAATACAACAACGAAAACACGGACATTGAAATTCATCTGACAGTGATCTGGAAGGAAATTGGAATTGATCCGATAATGCGATTACCAGGAATGCGAGAAATAATGGGAGAAGTAAATATAGCGAGATACTTGAATCGCCTGATCGAAAGTTACAATCCTGAACTGTTGCGCTACGAGAGCAACGGAGTGTTGTATGCGAATCGAATAGATTGTTATTTGGAAAACATACATGGTATTTTACATTCGGATGCGGTTCGGTGCATTCCGAAGAGATCGCGCTACGTGATGGGCGAGTACGTCTCCATCGTGGATATGTTTTTGGAACCGTTCGAGCAGTCCAAGTAG
- the alpha-PheRS gene encoding phenylalanine--tRNA ligase alpha subunit isoform X2 codes for MAKQLNDQILDYLEQHGEVNSLVLADIFKENHQKIIGAIKSLEAIGDLITTKQVSERKWELTSEGQHVVSYGSHEAAVYNIIPDDGMPQSEIMQKVPFAKVGLSKALLAGWIDIDRSSGTPIIKKKVQSIVDMTQNHLKDIANMTDRLKSDYKKRKLIQEVIIKSVLLGKGPNFTTKLEKLETELTADLLVNGAWKTKKFKPYNFSAMGSTLDVGHLHPLLKVRSEFRKIFLEMGFTEMPTNNFVESSFWNFDALFQPQQHPARDSHDTFFISDPSHSGNFPKDYLEKVKKVHSEGGYGSLGYRYDWKIEEAKKNVLRTHTTAVSARMLYKLMEQGEFKPVKYFSIDRVFRNETLDATHLAEFHQIEGVVADYNLTLGDLIGILYEFFKKLGITQLEFKPAYNPYTEPSMEIFCYHNGLKKWIEIGNSGMFRPEMLLPMGLPNDVNVIAWGLSLERPTMIKYGINNIRDLVGPKVDMQMVYNNPICRLNK; via the exons atggcaAAACAATTGAATGATCAAATTTTAGATTATTTGGAGCAACACGGAGAAGTGAATTCTTTGGTTCTCGcagatatttttaaagaaaatcatcAAAAAATAATTGGAGCGATCAAAAGTCTGGAAGCGATCGGTGAT TTAATTACAACGAAACAAGTAAGCGAGAGAAAGTGGGAGTTAACATCGGAAGGACAGCACGTGGTAAGTTATGGAAGCCACGAAGCAGCAGTGTATAACATCATCCCCGATGATGGAATGCCTCAATCTGAAATTATGCAAAAAGTCCCATTCGCAAAAGTTGGACTTTCAAAAGCTCTGTTGGCCGGCTGGATAGACATTGACAGAAGCAGTGGTACAcctattataaaaaagaaagtacAATCTATTGTAGACATGACGCAAAATCATTTAAAAGATATAGCAAATATGACTGATCGTCTGAAAAGTGActataagaaaagaaaactaaTTCAAGAAGT AATTATCAAGTCAGTACTATTGGGGAAAGGTCCAAACTTTACAACAAAACTTGAGAAATTAGAAACAGAATTGACTGCGGACTTGTTAGTGAATGGTGCTTGGAAAACGAAAAAATTCAAACCATACAATTTTTCGGCAATGGGTTCCACTCTTGATGTAGGCCACTTGCATCCCCTGTTAAAAGTTAGGAGTGAATTTAGGAAAATCTTCCTTGAAATGGG ATTCACGGAAATGCCAACAAATAATTTTGTGGAGAGTTCTTTTTGGAATTTCGATGCTCTGTTTCAACCTCAGCAACATCCAGCTAGAGATAGTCATGACACCTTTTTCATATCTG ATCCATCTCATAGCGGAAACTTCCCAAAGGATTATTTAGAAAAGGTAAAGAAAGTTCACAGTGAAGGAGGATACGGATCTTTAGGGTACCGTTACGATTGGAAAATAGAAGAAgcaaagaaaaatgttcttcgAACTCATACAACCGCTGTTAGCGCTAGGATGCTCTACAAATTAATGGAGCAG GGCGAATTTAAACCAGTGAAATACTTTAGTATCGATAGAGTATTTCGTAATGAAACATTGGATGCTACGCATCTCGCGGAATTTCATCAGATCGAAGGTGTAGTTGCCGATTATAATCTGACGTTAGGTGACTTGATAGGAATAttgtatgaattttttaagaaactcGGTATTACGCAGCTTGAGTTTAAACCAGCGTATAACCCATACACCGAGCCAAGTATGGAAATTTTCTGTTACCATAACGGTCTGAAGAAATGGATAGAAATTGGTAACAGTGGAATGTTCAGACCAGAAATGCTGTTACCGATGGGTTTACCGAATGATGTGAATGTAATTGCTTGGGGATTATCTTTAGAAAG GCCGACTATGATTAAAtacggaataaataatatacgagATTTAGTTGGGCCAAAAGTGGATATGCAAATGGTTTATAACAATCCTATTTGCCGTCTAAACAAGTAA
- the RpS15 gene encoding ribosomal protein S15 isoform X2 produces the protein MAEQEETQKKKRTFRKFTFRGVDLDQLLDMPNEQLMVLMHARARRRFSHGLKRKSMALVKKLRKAKKETPPNEKPEIVKTHLRNMIIVPEMVGSIVGVYNGKTFNQVEIKPEMIGHYLGEFSVTYKPVKHGRPGIGATHSSRFIPLK, from the exons ATGGCCGAG CAAGAAGAAActcagaagaagaagaggacttTCCGGAAGTTCACCTTCCGTGGAGTTGATCTCGATCAACTCCTGGACATGCCAAA tgaGCAGCTCATGGTTTTGATGCATGCTCGTGCCAGAAGGCGGTTCTCTCATGGTTTGAAACGCAAGTCTATGGCTCTTGTGAAGAAGCTGCGAAAAGCTAAGAAGGAGACACCACCAAATGAAAAACCAGAAATTGTCAAGACTCATTTGCGTAACATGATCATTGTACCTGAAATGGTTGGCTCTATTGTTGGGGTTTACAATGGCAAAACATTCAATCAGGTAGAAATCAAGCCGGAAATGATTGGCCATTACTTGGGAGAGTTCTCTGTTACTTACAAACCTGTAAAACACGGTAGACCTGGTATTGGTGCCACGCATTCTTCAAGATTTATTCCACTTAAATAA
- the RpS15 gene encoding ribosomal protein S15 isoform X1: MYEFQQEETQKKKRTFRKFTFRGVDLDQLLDMPNEQLMVLMHARARRRFSHGLKRKSMALVKKLRKAKKETPPNEKPEIVKTHLRNMIIVPEMVGSIVGVYNGKTFNQVEIKPEMIGHYLGEFSVTYKPVKHGRPGIGATHSSRFIPLK; this comes from the exons ATGTATGAATTTCAGCAAGAAGAAActcagaagaagaagaggacttTCCGGAAGTTCACCTTCCGTGGAGTTGATCTCGATCAACTCCTGGACATGCCAAA tgaGCAGCTCATGGTTTTGATGCATGCTCGTGCCAGAAGGCGGTTCTCTCATGGTTTGAAACGCAAGTCTATGGCTCTTGTGAAGAAGCTGCGAAAAGCTAAGAAGGAGACACCACCAAATGAAAAACCAGAAATTGTCAAGACTCATTTGCGTAACATGATCATTGTACCTGAAATGGTTGGCTCTATTGTTGGGGTTTACAATGGCAAAACATTCAATCAGGTAGAAATCAAGCCGGAAATGATTGGCCATTACTTGGGAGAGTTCTCTGTTACTTACAAACCTGTAAAACACGGTAGACCTGGTATTGGTGCCACGCATTCTTCAAGATTTATTCCACTTAAATAA